The following coding sequences lie in one Paracidovorax avenae genomic window:
- a CDS encoding rhodanese-like domain-containing protein encodes MIDHVRPAQLDEWFSAQAGGGRPLVLDVREPWELQTASVRAPEGGGFDIAAIPMGEIPARLDDLEAERPVACLCHHGVRSLRVAAFLEQHGFQRLANISGGIDAWSHERDPGVPRY; translated from the coding sequence ATGATCGACCACGTACGTCCCGCCCAGCTCGACGAATGGTTCTCCGCCCAGGCCGGCGGTGGACGCCCCCTGGTGCTGGACGTGCGCGAGCCCTGGGAACTGCAGACCGCGAGCGTGCGCGCTCCGGAAGGCGGCGGCTTCGACATCGCCGCCATTCCCATGGGCGAGATCCCCGCCCGGCTCGACGACCTGGAGGCGGAGCGCCCCGTCGCCTGCCTGTGCCACCACGGCGTGCGCAGCCTGCGGGTGGCGGCTTTCCTCGAACAGCACGGATTCCAGCGGCTGGCCAATATCTCCGGCGGCATCGACGCCTGGTCGCACGAGCGCGACCCCGGGGTGCCCCGCTACTGA
- a CDS encoding TonB-dependent receptor: protein MNSNAFSLPGRSRRAALHPLACAVLLLAASGARAQTADTDNASAAPRARLPEVTVTGNPLGTDTVVVPAAQLSGDDLTLRTESTLGQTLDGLPGVSSTYFGPNASRPIIRGLDGDRIRVLQNSGATLDASALSFDHAVPTEALTTERIEVLRGPAALLYGGSAVGGVVNVIDNRIPREPLNGVDGKAEASAATGNGERAGAAMVEGGNDRFALHADVFDRNTDDVRVPIDLACEKPGSPGLARRICNSASHTRGGAVGGTAFFDQGYLGLSASTYRSDYGTVAEDDVTIGMRSNRYALDGLWRFGAGPLQSVRVQASHTDYRHTEYEGGAPGTTFRNGGNDLRVEAKHAPIGRLQGVIGLQAEASRFSAEGEEAFAPRSRSRSTALFLHEELGMDWGKLTFGARAERDTVESFGSPEVDRFAVGKHDFHPHSAAVGALFNLTPAWQLTSNLSYTQRAPKDYELFANGPHVATGAWETGDPGLGLEKATSVDVGAAWKSGPNRFAATAFLSQFSNYIGLTPTGLLRSEEGDVVPAGTDGALPEYRYQGVRARFYGLEASGSVRLVGESGVVAPASRLLGDGSTLDLQLRGDIVRATNRDTGQPLPRIAPLRLGSTLLWASGPWRAGLGFDYLAAQDRVPDDGTRATGAYTLWNASLGYRTQWQFGATRSTALWYARLDNITDKLAYSPTSILTTTAFPKAPLPGRSLKVGVKVDF, encoded by the coding sequence ATGAATTCCAACGCTTTCTCCCTCCCGGGCCGCTCCCGCCGCGCCGCGCTGCATCCGCTCGCCTGTGCCGTGCTGCTGCTGGCGGCCTCCGGTGCCCGTGCGCAAACGGCCGACACCGACAACGCCTCCGCCGCGCCCCGGGCGCGCCTGCCCGAGGTGACCGTCACCGGCAATCCGCTGGGTACCGACACGGTGGTCGTGCCCGCTGCCCAGCTGTCCGGCGACGATCTCACCCTGCGCACCGAATCCACCCTCGGCCAGACGCTGGACGGCCTGCCGGGCGTGAGCAGCACCTACTTCGGCCCCAACGCCAGCCGGCCCATCATCCGTGGTCTGGACGGCGACCGCATCCGCGTGCTGCAGAACAGCGGCGCCACGCTGGATGCATCGGCGCTCAGCTTCGACCATGCCGTGCCCACCGAGGCCCTGACCACCGAGCGCATCGAGGTGCTGCGCGGCCCGGCCGCATTGCTGTATGGCGGCAGCGCGGTGGGTGGCGTGGTGAACGTCATCGACAACCGCATCCCGCGCGAGCCGCTGAACGGCGTGGACGGCAAGGCCGAAGCCTCGGCCGCCACCGGCAACGGCGAACGCGCGGGCGCGGCGATGGTGGAGGGCGGCAATGACCGCTTCGCGCTGCACGCCGACGTGTTCGACCGCAATACGGACGATGTGCGCGTGCCCATCGACCTGGCCTGCGAGAAGCCCGGCTCTCCCGGCCTGGCGCGGCGCATCTGCAACTCGGCGAGCCACACGCGCGGCGGCGCCGTGGGCGGAACGGCGTTCTTCGACCAGGGCTACCTGGGCCTGTCGGCCAGCACCTACCGCAGCGACTACGGCACGGTGGCCGAGGACGACGTGACGATCGGCATGCGCTCCAACCGCTACGCGCTGGACGGCCTGTGGCGCTTCGGCGCGGGCCCGCTGCAGAGCGTGCGCGTGCAGGCCAGCCACACGGACTACCGCCACACCGAGTACGAGGGCGGCGCTCCCGGCACCACGTTCCGCAACGGTGGCAACGATTTGCGGGTGGAGGCGAAGCACGCGCCCATCGGCCGGCTGCAGGGCGTCATCGGCCTGCAGGCCGAGGCCTCGCGGTTCTCGGCCGAGGGCGAGGAGGCCTTCGCTCCCCGCAGCCGCAGCCGCAGCACCGCGCTCTTCCTGCACGAGGAGCTGGGCATGGACTGGGGCAAGCTGACTTTCGGCGCCCGCGCGGAGCGGGACACGGTCGAATCCTTCGGCAGCCCGGAGGTGGACCGCTTCGCCGTCGGCAAGCACGATTTCCATCCGCACAGCGCCGCCGTGGGCGCGCTGTTCAACCTCACGCCCGCCTGGCAGCTCACGTCCAACCTCTCGTACACCCAGCGCGCGCCGAAGGATTACGAGCTGTTCGCCAATGGCCCGCACGTGGCCACGGGGGCCTGGGAGACGGGCGATCCGGGCCTGGGCCTGGAGAAGGCGACCAGCGTGGACGTGGGCGCTGCGTGGAAGAGTGGCCCGAACCGCTTCGCCGCCACGGCCTTCCTGAGCCAGTTCTCCAACTACATCGGCCTCACGCCCACCGGGCTGCTGCGTTCGGAAGAGGGGGACGTGGTGCCGGCCGGAACGGACGGCGCGCTGCCCGAGTACCGCTACCAGGGCGTGCGCGCGCGCTTCTACGGCCTGGAGGCCAGCGGCAGCGTACGGCTGGTGGGCGAAAGCGGGGTGGTGGCCCCGGCGTCCCGCCTGCTCGGCGACGGCTCCACGCTGGACCTGCAACTGCGTGGCGACATCGTGCGCGCCACCAACCGCGACACCGGCCAGCCGCTGCCGCGCATCGCGCCCCTGCGCCTGGGCAGCACGCTGCTGTGGGCGAGCGGCCCCTGGCGCGCAGGGCTCGGTTTCGACTACCTGGCCGCCCAGGACCGCGTGCCCGACGACGGTACGCGAGCGACCGGCGCCTACACGCTGTGGAACGCCTCGCTTGGTTACCGCACACAATGGCAGTTCGGCGCCACCCGGAGCACCGCACTCTGGTACGCACGGCTGGACAACATCACCGACAAGCTGGCCTACAGCCCCACGTCGATCCTGACGACCACGGCGTTCCCGAAGGCGCCGCTGCCCGGACGCAGCCTGAAGGTGGGCGTGAAGGTGGACTTCTGA
- a CDS encoding TolC family outer membrane protein, with amino-acid sequence MTSRRTQLHSRRAAGALAFVLAAAAGAVSAQSLPALYDIAQGYDAPLQSALADAQAAGSRAEQARAGLLPSAGLSAGTSYTRTDVNRPPLDIGTPQQAAGLTASQPLYRPANRIAFEQGQRGADIAQARVEAARQDLVVRLAQAYFDVLAARDTLTFLRAQKAAVSEQRASAQRNFEVGNATITDSREAQARFDLVEAQEIAADNDLRVKQLALEQLVGRPGVSPLPLAQPVQLPAVAPADAEAWVRTADELQPQLRQAAIALDVARLETRKAETGHLPTVDLQAGYNVVRNPNGTTTLPHIHSTARAATVGVQMTLPLFAGFAVQNRIRETLSLEDKARADLENARRTVAQAVRSAFYGVQSGQGQVRALEAAEASSQSALDANRLGYQVGVRVNIDVLNAQSQLYQTKRDLAQARYNVLLGTLKLRQAAGTLAPDDLQAVDAITAR; translated from the coding sequence ATGACTTCCCGACGCACGCAACTGCATTCCCGCCGCGCCGCCGGCGCACTGGCCTTCGTCCTCGCGGCGGCGGCCGGGGCCGTCTCCGCCCAGAGCCTGCCGGCGCTCTATGACATCGCGCAGGGCTACGACGCCCCGCTGCAATCGGCGCTGGCCGATGCGCAGGCCGCGGGCAGCCGCGCGGAACAGGCGCGCGCCGGGCTGCTTCCGAGCGCGGGGCTCTCGGCGGGCACCTCCTACACCCGCACCGACGTGAACCGCCCGCCGCTGGATATCGGCACGCCGCAGCAGGCAGCGGGCCTCACGGCCTCTCAGCCGCTCTACCGCCCCGCCAACCGCATCGCGTTCGAGCAGGGGCAGCGCGGCGCGGACATCGCCCAGGCCCGGGTCGAGGCCGCCCGCCAGGACCTCGTCGTGCGGCTGGCGCAGGCCTATTTCGACGTGCTGGCGGCCCGGGACACCCTCACCTTCCTGCGGGCCCAGAAAGCCGCGGTGTCGGAGCAGCGGGCGTCGGCGCAGCGCAATTTCGAGGTGGGCAACGCCACCATCACCGACTCGCGCGAGGCCCAGGCACGCTTCGATCTCGTCGAGGCCCAGGAGATCGCGGCGGACAACGACCTGCGCGTCAAGCAGCTCGCGCTGGAACAACTGGTCGGCCGTCCGGGCGTGTCGCCCCTGCCCCTGGCGCAGCCCGTGCAGTTGCCCGCCGTGGCGCCGGCCGACGCGGAAGCGTGGGTGCGGACGGCGGACGAACTGCAGCCCCAGTTGCGCCAGGCCGCCATCGCTCTGGATGTGGCACGCCTGGAAACACGCAAGGCCGAGACCGGCCACCTGCCCACGGTGGACCTGCAGGCGGGCTACAACGTGGTCCGCAACCCCAATGGCACCACCACGCTCCCGCACATCCACTCCACCGCCCGCGCCGCCACGGTCGGCGTGCAGATGACACTGCCGCTGTTCGCGGGCTTCGCGGTGCAGAACCGCATCCGCGAAACCCTGTCTCTGGAAGACAAGGCACGAGCCGACCTGGAAAACGCCCGCCGCACCGTGGCGCAGGCCGTGCGCAGTGCGTTCTATGGGGTGCAGTCCGGCCAGGGCCAGGTCCGTGCGCTCGAGGCCGCGGAGGCATCGAGCCAGAGCGCGCTGGACGCCAACCGGCTGGGCTACCAGGTCGGCGTGCGGGTGAACATCGATGTGCTCAATGCGCAGAGCCAGCTCTACCAGACCAAGCGCGACCTGGCCCAGGCGCGCTACAACGTGTTGCTGGGCACGCTCAAGCTGCGCCAGGCCGCGGGCACGCTGGCGCCCGACGACCTGCAGGCCGTGGACGCGATCACCGCGCGTTGA
- a CDS encoding transcriptional repressor encodes MLIPAASTDPSAPSSSAAQRALPQGMRSTRAVRAVLALMESDPSAARSGTEVVAALERRGVPANRVTVYRLLDRLAVAGLLDRHVDAQRVTRYTLAGSSQERWGARFECAGCHRQFRIADGVAPLRAAMRRVLQALAEAGHAELAADVSVRGRCAECARTGPGETRG; translated from the coding sequence ATGCTGATTCCCGCCGCATCCACGGACCCGTCCGCGCCATCGTCCTCCGCGGCGCAGCGTGCGCTGCCCCAGGGCATGCGCTCCACGCGGGCCGTGCGGGCCGTGCTGGCGCTGATGGAGTCCGACCCTTCGGCCGCGCGCTCGGGCACGGAGGTCGTCGCGGCGCTGGAGCGGCGCGGCGTGCCGGCCAACCGGGTCACGGTCTATCGCCTGCTGGACCGCCTTGCCGTGGCCGGGCTGCTCGATCGCCATGTGGATGCGCAGCGCGTGACACGCTACACGCTGGCGGGCAGTTCCCAGGAGCGCTGGGGGGCGCGCTTCGAATGCGCCGGATGCCACCGCCAGTTCCGCATCGCCGACGGGGTGGCTCCGCTGCGCGCCGCCATGCGCCGCGTGCTCCAGGCCCTGGCGGAAGCCGGCCACGCCGAGCTGGCCGCGGATGTCTCCGTGCGCGGCCGGTGCGCGGAATGCGCGCGCACCGGGCCCGGGGAGACCCGCGGATGA
- a CDS encoding protein-L-isoaspartate O-methyltransferase — translation MTLPYNTTADASDPVTLSRYNMIEQQIRPWNVLDADVLDLLNVVRREDFVPPAYRGMAFMDMEIPLNPSTEEAQRLGQCMLAPRVEARLLQDLQVKPTDRVLEIGAGSGYMAALLAHRAEHVVTLEIVPDLVEFARENLLSAGIDNVAVRQGDGARDAIPDGPFDIIVLSGSVHEVPQHLLALLREGGRLAAITGDEPVMRATFVHRTGDRFATTYPWDTNASRLLHFPERPRFTF, via the coding sequence ATGACCCTTCCCTACAACACGACCGCCGACGCCAGCGATCCCGTGACGCTGTCCCGCTACAACATGATCGAGCAGCAGATCCGCCCGTGGAATGTGCTCGACGCCGATGTGCTGGATCTGCTGAACGTCGTGCGCCGCGAGGATTTCGTGCCCCCCGCCTACCGGGGCATGGCGTTCATGGACATGGAGATTCCGCTCAACCCCTCCACCGAGGAAGCCCAGCGCCTGGGCCAGTGCATGCTGGCTCCGCGCGTGGAAGCCCGCCTGCTGCAGGACCTGCAGGTCAAGCCGACCGACCGGGTGCTGGAGATCGGCGCCGGCTCCGGCTACATGGCGGCCCTGCTCGCGCACCGCGCCGAGCATGTGGTCACGCTGGAGATCGTGCCCGACCTGGTGGAATTCGCCCGCGAGAACCTGCTGAGCGCCGGCATCGACAACGTGGCGGTGCGCCAGGGCGACGGCGCGCGCGACGCCATCCCGGACGGCCCGTTCGACATCATCGTGCTGAGCGGATCGGTGCATGAAGTGCCGCAGCACCTGCTGGCGCTGCTGCGCGAAGGCGGCCGCCTGGCAGCGATCACCGGCGACGAGCCCGTGATGCGCGCCACTTTCGTGCACCGCACGGGCGACCGCTTCGCGACCACGTACCCATGGGACACCAACGCGTCGCGCCTGCTGCACTTCCCGGAGCGCCCCCGCTTCACCTTCTGA
- a CDS encoding DUF3299 domain-containing protein: MKFPLSFLACALACTGTLAAQESAPAPGGGGAGGPVLSSPLGAPAGGLPGGPPGPGGLPAGSGPGYHSPQSPIKPLPRRDDVVPWSTLTNLTKKTLKTRIAPVFNAEQKALDGKVQRLQGFMVPMDTRPLQRHFLLTSVPLTCAFCIPGGPESMVEVKASVGVPYSLEPIVVQGEFKTLGNDEYGLFYRMVNAEPVK; this comes from the coding sequence ATGAAATTCCCGCTTTCGTTCCTCGCCTGTGCCCTGGCCTGCACGGGCACCCTGGCCGCGCAGGAATCTGCGCCGGCCCCCGGTGGCGGGGGCGCGGGCGGTCCTGTGCTGTCGTCGCCGCTCGGAGCACCCGCGGGCGGCCTTCCCGGCGGCCCGCCCGGTCCCGGGGGGCTGCCTGCCGGCTCGGGGCCCGGCTACCACAGCCCGCAGAGCCCGATCAAGCCGCTGCCGCGGCGCGACGATGTCGTGCCGTGGTCCACGCTCACCAACCTCACCAAGAAGACCCTGAAGACGCGCATCGCGCCCGTCTTCAATGCCGAGCAGAAGGCGCTGGATGGCAAGGTGCAGCGCCTGCAGGGGTTCATGGTGCCCATGGACACGCGCCCGCTGCAGCGCCATTTCCTGCTCACTTCCGTGCCGCTGACCTGCGCGTTCTGCATTCCCGGCGGGCCGGAGAGCATGGTGGAGGTGAAGGCCTCCGTGGGCGTGCCCTATTCGCTGGAGCCCATCGTGGTGCAGGGCGAATTCAAGACCCTGGGCAATGACGAGTACGGCCTGTTCTACCGCATGGTCAACGCCGAGCCCGTGAAGTGA
- a CDS encoding ABC transporter permease, with product MSAAARAGELLRLSWRYLWSRPLASALNLLLLTLGLAAVVLVLLVSEQVDRGFERDVQGIDLVVGAKGSPLQLILAGVFHIDVPPGNIALQDFEALQRNPLVAQAIPLSLGDSFAGYRIVGTTPEYPAHYGAAWAAGRVWSRPMEAVLGATVAGAMRRAAGDAGRTLGGGAGGLLGQSFVGTHGLAPGGEAHGDNPYTVVGVLQPCGCVLDRLVLTATESVWKVHESAQADDPDDLEVLRQEREVTLALVRYRSPLAAVTLPRAINSGTPMQAASPAVEITRLVGLLGVGADVLRAFGGVLLGVAALSVFIALWNAVRERRADLAMLRMLGAPPARVGGLLLCEALWLALIASLLGLACGHLLAEGVGRLLAARHAMPVTGWVWLPGEWAVPTLAAALAVLAALLPALQAYRVDAGELLGRP from the coding sequence ATGAGCGCGGCGGCCCGTGCGGGCGAACTCCTGCGGCTGTCGTGGCGCTACCTCTGGTCGCGCCCGCTGGCATCGGCGCTCAACCTGTTGCTGCTGACGCTGGGGCTGGCCGCCGTGGTGCTCGTGCTGCTGGTGTCCGAGCAGGTGGACCGGGGCTTCGAGCGCGATGTCCAGGGGATCGACCTGGTGGTCGGCGCCAAGGGCAGTCCGCTGCAGCTGATCCTGGCAGGCGTGTTCCACATCGATGTGCCGCCCGGCAACATCGCGCTGCAGGATTTCGAGGCGCTGCAGCGCAATCCGCTCGTGGCGCAGGCGATTCCGCTCAGCCTGGGCGACAGCTTCGCCGGCTACCGCATCGTCGGGACGACGCCGGAGTATCCGGCCCACTACGGTGCTGCATGGGCGGCCGGGCGCGTCTGGAGCCGTCCCATGGAGGCCGTGCTGGGTGCCACCGTGGCAGGGGCGATGCGGCGCGCAGCCGGTGATGCCGGACGCACCCTCGGCGGCGGGGCGGGCGGGCTGCTGGGGCAGTCCTTCGTCGGCACGCACGGCCTGGCCCCGGGCGGGGAGGCGCATGGCGACAACCCCTACACCGTGGTGGGCGTGCTGCAGCCGTGCGGCTGCGTGCTCGACCGGCTGGTGCTCACCGCCACGGAATCGGTGTGGAAGGTGCATGAATCCGCGCAGGCCGACGACCCGGACGATCTGGAGGTGCTGCGCCAGGAGCGCGAGGTCACGCTGGCCCTGGTGCGCTACCGCAGCCCATTGGCGGCGGTGACGCTGCCGCGTGCCATCAACAGCGGCACGCCCATGCAGGCCGCATCGCCCGCGGTGGAGATCACCCGGCTCGTGGGACTGCTGGGGGTAGGGGCCGACGTGCTGCGCGCCTTCGGCGGCGTGCTGCTGGGCGTGGCCGCGCTGAGCGTGTTCATAGCGCTCTGGAACGCGGTGCGCGAGCGCCGTGCCGACCTCGCCATGCTGCGCATGCTGGGCGCACCGCCGGCCCGCGTGGGCGGGCTGCTGCTGTGCGAGGCGTTGTGGCTCGCCCTGATCGCCTCGCTGCTGGGCCTGGCCTGTGGGCACCTGCTGGCCGAAGGGGTAGGGCGTTTGCTGGCCGCGCGCCATGCCATGCCCGTGACCGGCTGGGTCTGGCTGCCCGGGGAGTGGGCCGTTCCCACGCTCGCGGCGGCGCTGGCCGTGCTGGCCGCCTTGCTGCCGGCCCTGCAGGCCTACCGCGTCGATGCGGGCGAACTGCTGGGGCGGCCCTGA
- the xopAU gene encoding XopAU family type III secretion system effector serine/threonine kinase — translation MAGLPPLSIPSVRPAREGEGSANPEADPPGPPRLPGPQSLAHVPLLARRRGLFGEGPSAEGAPRLTPLDALRRASTFVIARSPSSFDHGGRSGARRAGPSHGAGSSQPSSLASLLDPSTPIARDRDGTCWSPVRALRRERRMQAELRASSGAGVLSPHVVHSMGSPPGWEARLAALRSGAAEVRQGFERVDLDAGWEAPDAAGPAWQRIGGGASGEVYAVRLARNFMQGGEDHGRDFVFKAMLSLDPADRLPPRLHAQPQEDGEALRQAIEAHKDRIHQEFQVAIALRGTSQVMQVRGLVQIGNRLGILSEWIDGAPAGELIGEAPYALEDGDVTAPAHLEMARTMIADVLIALARFHDEGVVHQDISHNNVMYDRQRGMFRLLDMGQGGESGGPRAQGTPGYMDMHAARADHRSDVYAAAQLLVRLLRSPGYRPGMVGMSGSRTVESFPFAPALRALAPDRLDAAVRFINRMIGQQLDARSTAEELLGDPFLQGLEPRVQTRATVERVLNPEAPPR, via the coding sequence ATGGCAGGCCTGCCTCCGCTTTCCATTCCATCAGTACGCCCGGCCCGTGAGGGCGAGGGGTCCGCCAATCCGGAGGCGGACCCTCCAGGCCCGCCGCGCCTGCCCGGTCCGCAGTCCCTCGCCCATGTGCCGTTGCTGGCGCGCCGGCGTGGGCTGTTCGGCGAGGGCCCATCGGCAGAAGGCGCGCCGCGGCTCACGCCGCTCGATGCGCTGCGCCGCGCCAGCACTTTCGTCATCGCGCGCTCGCCATCGTCTTTCGACCATGGAGGGCGGTCCGGCGCGCGGCGCGCCGGACCCTCGCACGGTGCGGGCAGCAGCCAGCCGTCCTCGCTGGCATCCCTGCTGGACCCTTCCACGCCCATCGCCCGGGACCGCGACGGTACATGCTGGAGCCCCGTCCGCGCGCTGAGGCGGGAGCGCCGGATGCAGGCGGAATTGCGTGCCTCCTCGGGGGCCGGCGTTCTGAGCCCGCACGTGGTGCATTCCATGGGCAGCCCGCCCGGCTGGGAAGCGCGGCTGGCGGCGCTGAGGTCGGGCGCGGCCGAGGTGAGACAGGGGTTCGAGCGGGTCGATCTCGATGCGGGCTGGGAGGCGCCGGACGCTGCCGGACCGGCGTGGCAGCGTATCGGGGGCGGAGCATCCGGGGAGGTGTACGCCGTCCGGCTGGCGAGGAATTTCATGCAGGGCGGAGAGGACCACGGACGGGACTTCGTGTTCAAGGCGATGCTCTCGCTCGATCCTGCGGACCGGCTGCCCCCGCGCCTGCATGCGCAGCCGCAGGAGGACGGCGAGGCGCTGCGCCAGGCCATCGAGGCACACAAGGACCGCATCCACCAGGAGTTCCAGGTGGCCATCGCGCTGCGGGGAACCTCCCAGGTCATGCAGGTGCGCGGGCTCGTCCAGATCGGGAACCGGCTGGGCATCCTGTCGGAGTGGATCGACGGCGCGCCGGCGGGCGAGCTGATCGGCGAGGCCCCGTACGCCCTGGAAGACGGCGACGTCACGGCGCCGGCGCACCTGGAGATGGCGCGCACCATGATCGCGGACGTGCTCATCGCCCTGGCGCGGTTTCACGACGAAGGCGTGGTCCACCAGGACATTTCCCACAACAACGTGATGTACGACCGGCAGCGCGGCATGTTCCGGCTGCTGGACATGGGGCAGGGCGGAGAGTCGGGTGGGCCGAGGGCACAGGGCACCCCGGGCTACATGGACATGCACGCCGCGCGGGCGGACCACCGCAGCGATGTGTATGCAGCAGCCCAGTTGCTGGTGCGCCTGCTCAGGTCGCCCGGCTACCGGCCCGGCATGGTCGGCATGTCCGGATCGCGGACCGTGGAGAGCTTTCCGTTCGCGCCAGCGTTGAGGGCGCTCGCGCCGGACCGGCTGGACGCGGCGGTGCGGTTCATCAACCGCATGATCGGCCAGCAGCTGGACGCACGCAGCACAGCCGAGGAACTGCTGGGCGACCCGTTCCTGCAGGGACTGGAGCCCCGCGTGCAGACGCGCGCCACGGTGGAGCGGGTACTCAACCCCGAAGCGCCGCCGCGCTGA
- the msrA gene encoding peptide-methionine (S)-S-oxide reductase MsrA, with product MESHSNTSSETITLGGGCFWCTEAVFDRVRGVTDVESGYANGQVPHPTYEQVCSGRTGHAEVVRLTFDPEVIGLQEILEIFFATHDPTTLNRQGNDVGTQYRSGIYTTTPAQQELAEAMVRQMSQDRLFGAPIVTEVQPLESYWPAEDYHQDYYLNHPEQGYCAFVVGPKVEKFRKTFARYLKPE from the coding sequence ATGGAAAGCCATAGCAACACTTCATCCGAAACGATCACCCTGGGCGGTGGCTGCTTCTGGTGCACCGAGGCCGTCTTCGACCGCGTGCGCGGCGTCACGGACGTCGAGAGCGGCTATGCCAATGGCCAGGTACCGCATCCGACCTACGAGCAGGTCTGCTCGGGCAGGACGGGCCATGCGGAAGTGGTGCGGCTGACCTTCGACCCCGAAGTCATCGGCCTGCAGGAGATCCTGGAAATCTTCTTCGCCACCCACGATCCGACCACCCTCAACCGGCAGGGCAACGACGTGGGCACCCAGTACCGCAGCGGCATCTACACCACCACGCCCGCGCAGCAGGAACTGGCGGAGGCCATGGTGCGGCAGATGTCGCAGGACCGGCTGTTCGGCGCGCCGATCGTCACCGAAGTGCAGCCGCTGGAGTCGTACTGGCCGGCCGAGGACTACCACCAGGACTACTACCTGAACCATCCGGAGCAGGGCTATTGCGCCTTCGTCGTGGGGCCCAAGGTGGAGAAATTCCGCAAGACGTTCGCGCGCTACCTCAAGCCCGAATAG
- a CDS encoding TetR/AcrR family transcriptional regulator, giving the protein MASRSPAPPPSSAPSPRRARRKEARPGELLESALDLFVERGYAATKVDEVAARAGVSKGTLFLYFPSKEDLFKEVVRHNLGRHFADWDVEIEHYPHSTSELLHHAYELWWTHIGSTKASGISKLVLSEAHNFPDIAAFYRDEVVLPSHRLIRRILERGVQQGEFRELDLDCAVHVVAAPLVFMMMWRHSGVCMPESGDVTPQRFIDAQVDNLLAGFCVRQDRVAAVPQAQPPARAPKIDGLS; this is encoded by the coding sequence ATGGCCTCCCGCTCTCCCGCCCCTCCTCCGTCTTCCGCGCCATCGCCCCGCCGCGCCCGCCGCAAGGAAGCGCGTCCGGGCGAGCTGCTCGAGTCCGCACTCGACCTGTTCGTGGAGCGCGGCTATGCCGCCACCAAGGTGGACGAGGTGGCGGCGAGGGCCGGGGTGTCCAAGGGCACGCTGTTCCTGTATTTCCCGAGCAAGGAAGACCTCTTCAAGGAAGTCGTGCGCCACAACCTGGGACGGCACTTCGCCGATTGGGACGTGGAGATCGAGCACTACCCCCACAGCACGTCCGAACTGCTGCACCATGCCTACGAACTCTGGTGGACGCACATCGGCTCCACCAAGGCCTCCGGCATCTCCAAGCTCGTGCTGAGCGAGGCGCACAACTTTCCGGACATCGCGGCTTTCTACCGCGACGAGGTCGTGCTTCCCAGCCACCGCCTCATCCGCCGCATCCTCGAACGTGGAGTGCAGCAGGGCGAGTTCCGCGAACTCGACCTCGACTGCGCCGTGCACGTGGTGGCCGCGCCGCTCGTGTTCATGATGATGTGGCGCCATTCGGGCGTCTGCATGCCCGAGTCGGGCGACGTGACGCCGCAGCGCTTCATCGACGCGCAGGTGGACAACCTGCTGGCAGGCTTCTGCGTGCGGCAGGACCGGGTCGCCGCCGTGCCGCAGGCACAGCCGCCGGCCCGCGCGCCTAAAATCGACGGTTTGTCCTGA
- a CDS encoding ATP-binding cassette domain-containing protein encodes MIRSRGLEFTHSGGPSLRFPDVDLPQGGCLLLRGPSGSGKSTWLALAAGLRSASAGTLVVADRNLAGEGRPGQSARDAWRARTVGFLPQALHLSPALTVSGNLALAFFAAGLPRDDGAIAAVLDRLGLGALARRHPHQLSGGQAQRVALARAVLLSPRVLLADEPTASLDDEAAAAALALLAGSAAGCGATLVVATHDRRAIDALAPRAATVLLEREARAPAVEAGP; translated from the coding sequence ATGATCCGGTCGCGCGGGCTGGAATTCACCCATTCCGGCGGCCCCTCCCTGCGTTTTCCCGACGTGGACCTGCCCCAGGGCGGCTGCCTGCTGCTGCGCGGGCCTTCGGGCTCCGGCAAGTCCACCTGGCTGGCGCTGGCCGCCGGCCTGCGCTCCGCATCGGCCGGCACCCTGGTGGTGGCGGACCGGAATCTGGCCGGGGAGGGCCGGCCCGGCCAGTCAGCACGCGACGCGTGGCGCGCGCGCACCGTCGGCTTCCTGCCGCAGGCGCTGCATCTGTCGCCTGCGCTCACCGTCTCCGGGAACCTTGCGCTGGCCTTCTTCGCGGCCGGACTGCCCCGGGACGACGGGGCGATCGCCGCGGTGCTGGACCGGCTGGGTCTCGGCGCACTGGCCCGGCGCCATCCGCACCAGCTCTCCGGCGGCCAGGCCCAGCGGGTGGCGCTGGCGCGCGCCGTGCTGCTGTCGCCGCGGGTGCTGCTGGCCGACGAGCCCACCGCCAGCCTGGATGACGAGGCCGCCGCCGCTGCCCTGGCGCTGCTGGCCGGCAGCGCTGCCGGCTGCGGGGCCACGCTGGTGGTCGCCACGCACGACCGCCGTGCGATCGACGCGCTCGCGCCCCGGGCCGCCACGGTGTTGCTGGAGCGGGAGGCACGGGCCCCGGCCGTGGAGGCCGGACCATGA